The DNA region CATGTATTGAAATCCATTTTTCGcgttttttcaaaatattgtttaatttCTTACAACCTAAAATTCATATCAAGTGAAAATTACCAAATGTAAAAAATAGATGGGGAAAATACTTAACTTGTTTAAAGGTCtaaaagttatttataaaatacaaattcacCTTTTCAATGCTGAAAAGTATGCAGGTGCCACCGAAATTAGAATACTTTTCGTTACCCCAggcatcaaaaataaaaacactttAAATGGCTTATTAATGGAATAGCAGAACCATTACCGCACCTGAAAGTGATCTTTCCTTAGAAAccagttttaaagctttatcTACTTCATTTAggttaattaattttggaAAGTAGCCTCGGCAATTAGAATAACTGctgaatttgttatttatcaTTTCGTTAAGGCATTCAAAATTTCCCCATTTTTAAGACAATAAAACTAAGTGAAATATATATCTTCGATTTGTGATCTCAACGTTTGGTAGTCAAACGAAAAACATGGGCACAAGTAAGACATTCCCCTTAAATAAATCCATCGCCATTCCATAAACATAAtcaaatatgaaaaaatgCTTATGTCGTGAATACGAATCCACTGATCGAATAACAATTTGTTATAAACAATAGAAATCTCTTGTTGTCGTTTTACATTTTAGCTTACGTTTGCTTAGCACCTCTATTTATTGCTCGTGgcttaattaattgtttagaTCAAAATTCACAGATTCGCCTGGTTGACTCCTAAGAGACCGGCCCCTTCCCCCGCCAAAAGTTCTCGACCATCGATCATCAGTGCTTCGAAGCGCCTCGTCTTTGTCGCAGAGGTCGTAGCGTTGTCGTGGGCGGATGGGTGAGGTATATGGTCTTTGGAGTGGTGCTTGGTCGGGATCTTGGGGTCGTTGGTTCCTGGATGTTGCGGGTATACACATTGAAGGCGGCCGCATCGTGCTCCACGGTCTTGAGTTCGCCGGTATAGTAATCCTTTATCTGGTAGGGATGCGTTCTAATGTACTCCAGGGCGCGTAGTATATAGTCGGGAACCTGGGGAATATGCGAGCCCACGGGATGATAGCCAAACTCATCGGCCACATAGTTGACACTGATGACATTGCCCTCGGGTGAGGTGTAACTGTTGCCACCTTGGATGGAAACGCCACCCAATCCCGCTTGGGAGGCGGAAATTCCATTGGAGGTCTCGTAGGCGTACCGGTAATTGCCATCCCGTTCCACCTGCAGTTCGTTCTGGAGGGTCCGTGTGTTACGATCGGAATCTGGGATATAAGAGGAGCCCGCCTGCACCTGCACCTGCATGATGACCAGGGCAACGACGAAATTCACCTGTGGGGGTGGACAAGAGCCAGTTAATTATAATCCATTTTCGGGGAAATCCCAGTTCGTCCGGGCGGACTGTGCTTACAAGCAAATACATGATGTCGCGTTCGAGTTTGGTTCTAAACTGCTTGTCTGCCTCTCGGACGCTTTCGTTTTTATATCCATCCGCTCACCAGCGGATTTTTGGCAATATTTCGCCTCGGAAACCCAGTTCCGACGTCTCCATCTCCGCTCGTCAACATCACCATCTTCATCTACATCAACGCTGTGGGGCTGCCTTAGTCAGtcataaataaaatgattttatttcttataagtattttattttatataggtATCAACGACGTTATTTGTCGTTGTCGCCGTTGCAATTCCTATAGTGTGGGATGGTAAAATTCAGCAAAACGGAAAGAAgagtaaaaattaaatgaaacaTTCGTGAATGGTTATGCCCTACTCGAAGGTTGGGGCACTTACAATTTGATATGTATTGTGGCTGATCTTGAAAATCCCATATTGCCTCGCTTGACTTACATTTCCAAGGAACTCTAAATACCATGGCGATCGTTGAACTGCACGTcgtaaaaatattattgtagATGTGGGTAATTTCTGTAAATGAAATTTTAGTCTTCTACTGATTGATAGGTCTTAACCTTTTGGATAAGATTTACGAGAATTACTGTTCTTTAATTTTACATATCTAGTAAAATCAGCTTTTACAGTTGGCTGAAAATAAACCAAGAAGATAACTAAGAAATTAGTTTAACAATAGTTTTCAGATTTTAAAGCTAAGGCTGAGAATTCCGCTTTATCTGCTAGTTATTTGTAGTTCTTCTTTTggatttaaatgtaaattgaCTCTAAAGGAAATTACTTTCCAATTAAAGGAACGTTTTCATTACTTTACAGCTTAAATGCCAAATGTGGAATATTGGTTTGGCTATAATGAAGCTTAATTACTTCTTCAACTCACTTGATTTGCTACATTCTTCGTTCTTTTCATTTGCATAGTTATTCTTAGAAATTGCATAGTCTGGTCATTAAGCTCAGCATAGTTATTCTGATAAATGATCTGCGGACGTTTATCATCAAACATATAATTCAATCACCTGGCTGACACTTAGACGAAATTTCCTGCTTTATCCCAGCTATCACCCGTCTGatgatactttttttttggccgaTTCCGAAAAACCCGTCCGACCAATTCAGCAAAGCGTATCTAATTCCTTACTTATCCGCAAACGAATGTGGCAACATTCTTTTCCAACCTCACCGCCCCCTCCAGATCTCGAGGTCCCATTCTCCCGCACTTAATTTGCATATAATACAGTAAATCATGAGCGCACTCTGTAAAGCATAAAGTCGAAAACGTTCTAACCAAATTTGGGCAGAGCCAGTCGGAGAATGCGAgttttacttaaaatatatatatgtataataaaaaaaagttgttgatCTTTCTTCGTTCCATCTGTCATAAGATCTTCTCAACCTTCACTACGGGAAATTAAAACCTTGGCCGGGTTTGCCAAATCGCTCTTAATTTGGAAAACCAAATAGCTTAATAAAAACGTCATTTTGTGTGAACGTTCTTGAACCCTGTGAAGCACAAACGAACCGGATGGGGATGATGGGGGTCAGGAAATCGGGATGATTCGCCCAGGTGCTAAATGGTCTGGAACGCAGCAGAATGGCATCTCGACACGTTCCACCACAGCGGGGTAATCCGACTCTGCGTTGGCGCCAATTCGAATTAGAGCTGAGTAACGATATTATCGAGAACTTGAAAACCGCACCAGCGATCGAGCTGGGATTAACTTGGTTTGTTGACATGGCCGACATAGCCGGCGCCTGAGTCAGTTCATCTTCCATCCGCcgaaagtgaagacaatgcacCCACAATCCCAGTTTAATGGCAAAACAATTAGGAAGGCATTTAGTATTTTGGCGACAAATTGACGATGGAACCGGTTGAGTACTTAGAGGAGTGTTATCTCCCACATGGAATGTGGTTACAAAAAGGCCAAAACAACCCAAAAACAATGGGGAGCCCAAGAAGTGGCAGAGTATCGTGACCCGGTTTGATTGGAAAAACCAATTATGATCTCAAAATTTATGATTGTTTTTGTGCACAGAGGTATTACAATGGAATTTTCAAGATTCTGTATCGCGaatttgaaattataaaaaatttcatcAGTGTATCAATTGTAATTAAGATTCCAATGTCAATTAAGTAATTTGAATTTAGCACTCCACATTTGAACAACGGTTTTTTGATTATATATTTCATCACAACAGGCTGGTCGAGATTTTTATTGTTATGGATCCTAATGAATATGTTTATATTTGTCATGGAGTTAAGAATCACTCAACGAAATATATCTTGGTATTTCTTAACAACTTTCATTTTATTAGATTACCTATTCAAATGAGTTTGCTTGTACATGTTATGGAGTTATTAATACcctaataaaatgtattttaataactttattttattagatTGCCTTCTCTATAAGGAAAAACTTTACTTAATTTAATCTACttgtttcttatatttttcagGCCATTGCCAAATGGAGCAAAGCAAACCAGATAGACCTAGTGGTTGTGGGACCCGAAGATCCCCTGGCCTTGGGATTGGGGGATGCGCTGCAGAAGGCGGGAATCCCGTGCTTTGGACCCGGCAAGCAAGGTGCCCAAATCGAGGCGGACAAAAAGTGGGCCAAGGACTTTATGCTGCGCCATGGCATTCCAACGGCTCGTTACGAGAGCTTTACGGATACGGAAAAGGCCAAAACCTTTATCAGAAGGTATagtttacaatttaattattatatagaGTGAAAGTAATGTAAAGTCTATCCGTTAGCGCTCCATATCCAGCTCTCGTGGTGAAGGCTGCTGGACTGGCGGCTGGAAAAGGCGTGGTGGTGGCCGCCAATGCGGAGGAGGCCTGCCAGGCGGTGGACGAGATCCTGGGGCAGCTGAAGTATGGTCAGGCGGGAGCCACTCTGGTGGTGGAGGAGCTGCTGGAGGGCGAAGAGGTCTCCGTGTTGGCCTTCACCGATGGCAAGAGTGTGCGCGCCATGCTTCCCGCCCAGGATCACAAGCGTTTGGGCAACGGCGACACTGGTCCAAATACTGGGGGCATGGGCGCCTACTGCCCGTGTCCGTTGATCAGCCAGCCAGCCCTGGAACTAGTCCAAAAAGCCGTGCTGGAGCGGGCCGTGCAGGGTCTGATCAAGGAGCATATCATCTATCAGGGTGTGCTCTACGCGGGACTCATGCTGACACGCGATGGTCCTCGTGTTCTGGAGTTCAACTGCCGGTTCGGAGATCCCGAGACCCAGGTGATACTGCCGCTGCTCGAAACCGATCTCTTCGAGGTTATGCAGGCCTGTTGCAGTGGACAGCTGGACAAGATTCCCCTGCAGTGGCGCAATGGAGTTAGCGCCGTGGGTGTGATCCTGGCCAGTGCTGGTTATCCAGAGACCTCCACCAAGGGATGCCTTATAACGGGTAAGGTTTTGGTAACTcttttagattttttaaatgttaaatattttgatttatttaaggACTTCCTGCTACCAATTCTCCCACCCAGTTGGTTTTCCACAGCGGTCTTGCCGTGAATCCTCAAAAGGAGGCCTTGACCAACGGCGGTCGCGTCCTTATCGCCATTGCTCTGGACGGAAGCTTGAAGGAGGCAGCCGCCAAGGCCACCAAATTGGCTGGAAGTATCACTTTTTCGGGCTCGGGAGCTCAGTACAGAACGGACATTGCCCAGAAGGCATTCaaaatgtaattatttatatGTGCATCATCTATCAAGACTCATTTCAAATAAAGCATGAATAGTTTGGAAAACGGAAAATATGCGGATTGGAATTAAATTTATTCATTTGTCTATTCAAATTCATATAGAGAATAAGAATCGACCCATAACTGgttgtgttttttattttttgtttttaattttcactCTGGTTAAAAC from Drosophila subpulchrella strain 33 F10 #4 breed RU33 chromosome 2L, RU_Dsub_v1.1 Primary Assembly, whole genome shotgun sequence includes:
- the LOC119546285 gene encoding pupal cuticle protein, with product MYLLVNFVVALVIMQVQVQAGSSYIPDSDRNTRTLQNELQVERDGNYRYAYETSNGISASQAGLGGVSIQGGNSYTSPEGNVISVNYVADEFGYHPVGSHIPQVPDYILRALEYIRTHPYQIKDYYTGELKTVEHDAAAFNVYTRNIQEPTTPRSRPSTTPKTIYLTHPPTTTLRPLRQRRGASKH